One window of the Phalacrocorax aristotelis chromosome 19, bGulAri2.1, whole genome shotgun sequence genome contains the following:
- the LOC142066435 gene encoding lysophosphatidic acid receptor 6-like, with translation MTDISWAEGVSNETVTDASSEFSLEAEFQYSLFTVIYSIVFVLGLIENALALYCLSCRVQHSSHSYVYMINLALVDTLFVCVLPFKIHYHLNRNNWIFGDMACRITGTLYYINIYLSIAFFTCICVDRYIAVLHPFTYIQIKVVHYMMVVIALWVVALSVMVPLILGGPLHNSSVRNTTACFENFASRSWAYRMAPYNIMALVFGFVIPFSIILISYPLIAKRICQIKHSVRKRKALSTIYIILVICTLCFLPYHLTHLLHFLMRIQVIQNPSFTNLIYKMRRVTLALVSLNCCLNPLLYYFTSSSKQWHFNFKLRFRSKTVYTICDQKFGECSYVYKLQQRPRSKKHSDGIN, from the coding sequence ATGACAGATATTTCCTGGGCCGAAGGAGTCTCCAACGAGACAGTTACCGATGCCAGTTCAGAATTCAGCTTGGAAGCAGAGTTCCAGTATTCCTTGTTTACTGTCATCTACAGCATTGTCTTCGTGCTGGGACTGATAGAAAACGCCTTAGCTCTGTACTGCCTGTCCTGCAGAGTACAGCACTCTTCTCACTCCTACGTGTACATGATTAACCTCGCTCTGGTAGACACcctgtttgtttgtgtgttgcCTTTTAAAATCCACTACCACCTGAATCGGAACAACTGGATCTTTGGTGACATGGCTTGTAGGATAACTGGGACCTTGTACTATATCAACATCTATCTAAGCATCGCCTTTTTCACCTGCATCTGTGTCGACCGTTACATTGCAGTGTTGCACCCCTTCACGTACATCCAGATCAAGGTCGTCCATTACATGATGGTGGTCATAGCCCTTTGGGTGGTGGCTCTAAGTGTCATGGTTCCACTTATCCTTGGAGGTCCCCTCCACAACAGTAGTGTGAGGAACACAACAGCCTGTTTTGAGAACTTTGCTTCAAGAAGCTGGGCTTATCGCATGGCGCCGTACAACATCATGGCCTTAGTTTTTGGGTTTGTGATCCCATTTTCGATCATCCTGATCAGCTACCCTCTCATTGCCAAGAGGATCTGCCAGATCAAACACAGCGTTCGCAAGAGGAAGGCCCTGAGCACCATCTACATCATCCTGGTCATTTGTACTTTGTGCTTTCTCCCATATCATCTCACTCACTTGCTCCACTTTTTAATGAGAATCCAGGTCATCCAGAATCCGTCGTTTACCAACTTGATCTACAAAATGCGAAGGGTCACCTTAGCCCTCGTGAGTCTCAACTGTTGCCTTAACCCGCTCTTGTACTACTTCACCTCTTCCAGCAAGCAGTGGCACTTCAACTTCAAGCTCAGATTCAGGTCTAAGACAGTGTACACGATCTGCGACCAGAAGTTCGGGGAGTGCTCCTATGTTTATAAACTACAACAGAGACCCAGAAGTAAAAAACACAGCGATGGAATCAACTGA
- the INTS11 gene encoding integrator complex subunit 11, translated as MPEIKVTPLGAGQDVGRSCILVSIAGKNVMLDCGMHMGYNDDRRFPDFSYITQNGRLTDFLDCVIISHFHLDHCGALPYFSEMVGYDGPIYMTHPTKAICPILLEDYRKITVDKKGETNFFTSQMIKDCMKKVVAVHLHQTVQVDEELEIKAYYAGHVLGAAMFQIKAGCESVVYTGDYNMTPDRHLGAAWIDKCRPDLLISESTYATTIRDSKRCRERDFLKKVHETVERGGKVLIPVFALGRAQELCILLETFWERMNLKAPIYFSTGLTEKANHYYKLFITWTNQKIRKTFVQRNMFEFKHIKAFDRAFADNPGPMVVFATPGMLHAGQSLQIFRKWAGNEKNMVIMPGYCVQGTVGHKILSGQRKLEMEGRQILEVKMQVEYMSFSAHADAKGIMQLIRQAEPRNVLLVHGEAKKMEFLKQKIEQEFHVSCYMPANGETTTIFTNPSIPVDISLGLLKRETAIGLLPDAKKPKLMHGTLIMKDNSFRLVSPEQALKELGLTEHQLRFTCRVHIQDPRKEHETVLRVYNHLKGVLKDYSVQHLPDGSITVESILIQATAHSEDQGTKVLLVSWTYQDEELGSYLTSLLKKGLPQSTP; from the exons ATGCCTGAAATAAAAGTCACTCCCTTGG GAGCTGGCCAGGATGTGGGGCGCAGCTGTATCCTTGTGTCTATTGCTGGGAAAAATGTAATGCTTGACTGTGGGATGCACATGGGCTACAACGATGAT AGACGCTTTCCTGACTTTTCTTATATCACTCAGAATGGAAGGCTGACTGACTTCCTAGACTGCGTGATCATCAG CCACTTTCACTTGGACCATTGTGGAGCTTTACCGTATTTCAGTGAAATGGTCGGTTACGATGGGCCCATTTACATGACGCATCCTACCAAGGCCATCTGTCCCATCCTCCTGGAAGACTACAGGAAAATAACTGTAGATAAGAAAGGAGAAACTAACTTCTTCACTTCCCAAATGATTAAAGACTGTATGAAGAAAGTGGTTGCTGTGCATCTGCACCAGACAGTTCAG GTGGATGAGGAGCTGGAGATCAAGGCGTACTATGCAGGCCATGTGCTAGGAGCAGCCATGTTCCAGATTAAGGCTGGATGTGAGTCAGTTGTGTACACG GGTGATTATAACATGACACCAGACAGACATTTAGG tGCTGCCTGGATTGATAAGTGTCGCCCAGATTTATTAATAAGTGAATCCACCTATGCCACAACTATCAGAGATTCCAAACGCTGCAGAGAAAGAGACTTCTTGAAGAAAGTTCATGAGACTGTAGAAAGAGGAGGGAAG GTTCTTATCCCGGTGTTTGCCCTTGGACGTGCCCAGGAACTTTGCATTTTATTGGAAACTTTCTG GGAGAGAATGAACTTGAAGGCTCCAATATACTTCTCCACGGGACTGACGGAGAAAGCCAATCATTATTACAAGCTCTTCATCACCTGGACTAATCAGAAAATTCGGAAAACATTTGTGCAGAGGAACATGTTTGAATTCAAACACATCAAAGCATTTGATCGGGCCTTTGCAGACAATCCGGGGCCTATG GTTGTGTTTGCAACCCCTGGTATGCTTCATGCAGGACAGTCCCTTCAGATCTTCAGGAAATGGGCAGGGAATGAAAAGAATATG gtCATCATGCCAGGCTACTGTGTGCAGGGAACTGTGGGCCATAAGATTCTGAGTGGCCAGCGCAAGCTGGAGATGGAAGGAAGACAAATa CTGGAAGTCAAGATGCAGGTGGAGTACATGTCCTTCAGCGCCCATGCGGATGCCAAGGGAATAATGCAGCTGATTCGCCAGGCTGAGCCACGAAACGTTCTCCTGGTCCACggtgaagcaaagaaaatggagtttctgaagcagaaaatagAACAGGAATTTC ATGTCAGCTGTTACATGCCTGCAAATGGAGAGACCACGACAATATTCACCAACCCCAGCATTCCGGTGGACATATCCCTGGGACTCTTGAAGAGAGAAACAGCAATAG GTCTCTTACCGGATGCCAAGAAGCCAAAGCTAATGCATGGCACATTAATTATGAAGGATAAT agttTCCGTCTGGTTTCTCCCGAGCAGGCGTTGAAGGAGCTGGGCCTTACGGAGCATCAGCTGCGTTTCACCTGCCGCGTTCACATTCAGGATCCGCGGAAAGAACACGAGACAGTGCTTCGTGTATATAACCATCTCAAGGG GGTCCTGAAAGATTATTCAGTGCAGCATCTCCCTGATGGGTCTATAACAGTGGAGTCCATTCTTATCCAAGCCACAGCACACTCGGAGGATCAGGGAACCAAAGTTCTGCTCGTATCCTGGACCTATCAG GATGAAGAGCTGGGCAGCTATCTCACATCCCTTCTGAAGAAAGGACTGCCACAGAGCACACCGTGA
- the CPTP gene encoding ceramide-1-phosphate transfer protein isoform X1: MAGAQGAFSLREVLAAFQTFLHSLGAIFSFVSKDVVAKVQIMESYCRGEQREKYVSLQSMVEYELANGLVDGQKRTGRPDSGCRTVLRLHRALRWLQLFLEGLRTGREDSRTSVICTDSYNASLAAYHSWLVRKTCTAAFCVLPPRNTFLEIMNVGTPEEAVAMLGEALPYICDVYGITQELFAQHELLDLP; encoded by the exons ATGGCGGGCGCGCAGGGCGCCTTCAGCCTGCGGGAGGTTCTCGCCGCCTTCCAGAC GTTTCTCCACAGCCTGGGTGCCATCTTCTCCTTCGTCTCCAAGGACGTGGTGGCCAAAGTACAGATCATGGAGAGCTACTGTCGCGGCGAGCAACGGGAGAAGTACGTGTCGCTGCAGTCCATGGTGGAGTACGAGCTGGCCAACGGGCTGGTGGACGGGCAGAAGCGGACGGGGCGCCCCGACTCCGGTTGCCGCACTGTCCTGCGCCTCCACAGGGCCCTGCGCTGGCTGCAGCTCTTCCTGGAGGGTCTGCGAACGGGCCGGGAGGATTCCCGGACATCTGTCATCTGCACGGACTCCTACAACGCTTCCTTGGCTGCCTACCACTCCTGGCTTGTTCGTAAGACTTGCACGGCGGCCTTCTGCGTGCTGCCGCCCCGAAACACCTTCCTTGAAATCATGAACGTGGGCACGCCCGAGGAAGCGGTCGCTATGCTGGGTGAGGCCTTACCCTATATCTGCGACGTCTATGGCATCACCCAGGAGCTCTTTGCCCAGCATGAGCTGCTCGACCTTCCTTGA
- the CPTP gene encoding ceramide-1-phosphate transfer protein isoform X2 translates to MAGAQGAFSLREVLAAFQTCVTERREVLLGPYLRGWRGLIRFLHSLGAIFSFVSKDVVAKVQIMESYCRGEQREKYVSLQSMVEYELANGLVDGQKRTGRPDSGCRTVLRLHRALRWLQLFLEGLRTGREDSRTSVICTDSYNASLAAYHSWLVRKTCTAAFCVLPPRNTFLEIMNVGTPEEAVAMLGEALPYICDVYGITQELFAQHELLDLP, encoded by the exons ATGGCGGGCGCGCAGGGCGCCTTCAGCCTGCGGGAGGTTCTCGCCGCCTTCCAGACGTGCGTGACGGAGCGGCGGGAGGTGCTGCTCGGCCCCTACCTGCGCGGCTGGCGGGGGCTCATCCG GTTTCTCCACAGCCTGGGTGCCATCTTCTCCTTCGTCTCCAAGGACGTGGTGGCCAAAGTACAGATCATGGAGAGCTACTGTCGCGGCGAGCAACGGGAGAAGTACGTGTCGCTGCAGTCCATGGTGGAGTACGAGCTGGCCAACGGGCTGGTGGACGGGCAGAAGCGGACGGGGCGCCCCGACTCCGGTTGCCGCACTGTCCTGCGCCTCCACAGGGCCCTGCGCTGGCTGCAGCTCTTCCTGGAGGGTCTGCGAACGGGCCGGGAGGATTCCCGGACATCTGTCATCTGCACGGACTCCTACAACGCTTCCTTGGCTGCCTACCACTCCTGGCTTGTTCGTAAGACTTGCACGGCGGCCTTCTGCGTGCTGCCGCCCCGAAACACCTTCCTTGAAATCATGAACGTGGGCACGCCCGAGGAAGCGGTCGCTATGCTGGGTGAGGCCTTACCCTATATCTGCGACGTCTATGGCATCACCCAGGAGCTCTTTGCCCAGCATGAGCTGCTCGACCTTCCTTGA